The following coding sequences lie in one Cercospora beticola chromosome 9, complete sequence genomic window:
- a CDS encoding uncharacterized protein (antiSMASH:Cluster_9): MQLPKFRLGKVSNTSHTSAASLTLRQSIYPLFLVTLLFFLWGFSYGLLDTLNKHFQNTLGITRVRSSGLQAAYFGAYPLASLGHANWILRKFGFKAVFVWGLSLYGIGSLLAWPALVYRSFGGFCAAIFVIGNGLGSLETAANPYITICGPPKYSELRINFSQAFNGVGSVVAPLMGSYIFFKDVDDDANAIKNVQWVYLAIACFVFCLAVVFCFSDIPEITDADMALQA, from the exons ATGCAACTGCCCAAGTTCCGACTGGGCAAGGTGTCCAACACCAGTCACACCAGTGCGGCATCCCTCACCCTTCGGCAATCAATCTATCCTCTGTTCCTGGtcaccttgctcttcttcttatgg GGATTCTCCTACGGCCTCCTGGACACTCTGAATAAACACTTCCAAAACACCCTCGGAATCACCAGAGTCCGATCCTCCGGCCTCCAAGCCGCCTACTTCGGCGCCTACCCATTAGCCTCCCTCGGCCACGCCAACTGGATCCTCCGCAAATTCGGTTTCAAAGCAGTCTTCGTCTGGGGCCTCAGCTTATACGGCATCGGATCCCTCCTCGCCTGGCCAGCACTCGTCTACCGCTCCTTCGGAGGCTTCTGCGccgccatcttcgtcatcggaAATGGTCTCGGATCTCTCGAAACCGCAGCAAACCCTTATATCACCATCTGTGGACCTCCCAAATACTCTGAACTCCGCATCAATTTCTCGCAGGCTTTTAATGGTGTGGGGAGTGTTGTGGCGCCTTTGATGGGGTCGTATATTTTCTTCAaagatgttgatgatgatgcgaaTGCGATCAAGAATGTTCAATGGGTTTATCTGGCTATTGCTTGTTTTGTTTTCTGCCTCGCGGTTGTGTTCTGCTTCAGCGATATTCCGGAAATTACCGACGCGGATATGGCGTTGCAGGCCTAG
- a CDS encoding uncharacterized protein (antiSMASH:Cluster_9): MIIIFISPSIGVRGDAGIAMLYGTLFFESIIFPSIVALGMKGLGRHSKQGSGFIIAGVIGGAVVPPILGAVSDIRGSNTAYAMSVPLFFFVLAWSFGWCVNFVESYRAPIDAMGVDVAVVEGPGSAVVEEILEGSDLEREKKVKGDVFAEKV, encoded by the coding sequence atgatcatcatcttcatctctccTTCCATTGGCGTTAGGGGAGATGCGGGTATTGCGATGTTATACGGGACACTCTTCTTTGAAAGTATCATTTTTCCGAGTATTGTGGCTTTGGGGATGAAGGGTTTGGGAAGACATAGTAAACAGGGGTCTGGGTTTATTATTGCGGGTGTTATTGGTGGAGCTGTTGTACCGCCGATTTTGGGGGCGGTGTCGGATATTAGGGGGAGCAATACGGCTTATGCGATGAGTGTGCCGTTGTTCTTCTTTGTTCTGGCGTGGAGTTTTGGGTGGTGTGTCAATTTTGTCGAGAGCTATCGCGCGCCGATTGATGCGATGGGGGTGGATGTTGCAGTTGTGGAGGGGCCGGGAAGTGCGGTTGTGGAGGAGATTTTGGAGGGGAGTGAtttggagagggagaagaaggttAAGGGGGACGTGTTTGCGGAGAAGGTTTAG
- a CDS encoding uncharacterized protein (SMCOG1002:AMP-dependent synthetase and ligase~antiSMASH:Cluster_8) — MHQTSDIVSIEFPEKYSLRPQDASSAQYLRWSHGQLQYAARLLASGLRDQGLRAGQPIATYLPNGMEWAVTFRAASILRCPFVPLNPRGVANVAEVEHMLKTSGARAIIAGDADIAAKLASAVPDLISAMSIRAVPQQKSNTALESWINFYELFKSGKDAEDWDEDRPHDSPMDSPVQSEDDEVAVIVFTSGTTSLAKGGLHTNASVGNSLLSQAMALRLTPSHRTCCHMPNHHIAGINIALGFMIVGGCTVFPSASFDPAASLRAIDQERCTNLPSVPAILQAIAAHPSASSTDTSSLRNIELGATTILLEHRRLCWTGLRCKSMTNSYAATEAVPITTAFFDTRTAEVVSVGSVVDGARVRICAPDTRQPVPRGEAGEMHISGAHLIQGYLGGFSAKSFYDDEHGRWFMTGDQGIMANDGTVTISGRYKDLIIRGGENIAPAAIEAVLDAKLKIQAQVVGVRSEEAGEVPVAIIQQQNDNTLPTAEIRKILVAALGPAFVPENFYILQDLGLKDYPRTSSGKVRKVELKEIVQKHEDSLAEEEPAAKVSGVTVDDLIKLWRKLLGVDVSPESSVGDFADSITSMRFRNMVKRNLGVDITIEEIIEAGTVQKQAELLSSRSNTKSLPPGLDVKREGPPDTDDVAITLGEPAVMAQIKEQVAEAITPLGFSWDEDVEDVLPSWDLGYEVFGNVAGTAKVNHRMAITTKQADVDELYAALRIAIDHHAMQRSFELKGANGEPTMRVIMRSNDKWFKYAVGNIEAVDQPQDLVKLLYDGVHFREVDQPYPSFLVKVAKVNSTGKSGLIWALQHSAFDGLALSSFLDDLDALLASPSTPLRAHVPYKAWADTYFLHRTSPAASRAVNRQIQRLSNLTSQTPSLFPQLPSDYNPHATAAHRKTYFAPKISVSLPYLSSLRSQHSIPPFILIKAALAFFLASKTNTSTAIFSQNENGRTWPFLEPWMQTSLPDCMDLAGPTLERTLQIIPIPTKTSSSNNKPTAVLQFLKSLKSKQDSEAPDVHAPWNLIRSGLAQKISPPAQDLFDLASMSTCLNYLPVRTKDGELLYEAMEYHQTKANCETAWLYNCWIEGDGKEMRLWNQVLADEEVVTREQAREWAREVMEWAEWLQDKENWEKDVGERVK, encoded by the exons ATGCACCAGACTAGCGACATCGTATCGATTGAATTTCCCGAAAAGTACAGCCTACGACCACAGGATGCATCTTCAGCTCAATATCTTCGCTGGTCCCACGGACAACTACAATATGCTGCACGACTCCTGGCAAGCGGCCTTCGCGATCAAGGCCTGCGAGCAGGTCAACCGATCGCAACATACTTGCCCAATGGCATGGAATGGGCTGTCACGTTTCGGGCCGCGTCGATTCTGCGATGTCCATTCGTGCCGCTGAACCCCCGAGGTGTAGCAAATGTGGCCGAAGTGGAACATATGCTGAAGACGTCAGGGGCGAGAGCTATCATCGCTGGGGATGCTGATATCGCAGCAAAACTGGCCAGTGCCGTTCCAGATCTCATCTCTGCGATGTCTATACGCGCAGTTCCACAACAGAAATCGAACACAGCACTCGAGTCCTGGATCAACTTCTACGAACTTTTCAAGTCTGGCAAAGATGCAGAAGACTGGGATGAGGATAGGCCGCACGACAGCCCAATGGACTCTCCAGTCCAGTCggaagatgacgaggttGCTGTTATTGTCTTCACGAGCGGCACGACATCGTTAGCCAAAGGTGGACTTCATACCAATGCTAGTGTCGGAAATTCTCTTCTGTCGCAGGCTATGGCACTGAGACTCACTCCATCCCATCGAACTTGCTGTCATATGCCCAATCATCATATCGCCGGAATCAACATCGCTCTGGGATTTATGATCGTGGGAGGCTGCACTGTCTTCCCTTCTGCGTCCTTCGATCCAGCAGCGTCTCTTCGAGC TATTGACCAAGAGCGATGCACAAATCTACCTTCCGTCCCTGCAATCCTTCAGGCAATTGCCGCACACCCCAGCGCATCGTCTACCGACACTTCTTCACTGAGGAACATTGAACTCGGAGCTACCACCATCCTGCTAGAGCACCGAAGGCTATGTTGGACAGGCCTAAGATGCAAGAGCATGACAAATTCATACGCTGCTACGGAAGCTGTGCCTATCACAACAGCATTCTTCGATACTAGGACTGCGGAAGTGGTGTCTGTAGGATCAGTGGTCGATGGGGCACGAGTGCGAATCTGTGCACCGGACACACGCCAACCTGTGCCGAGAGGCGAAGCTGGCGAGATGCACATCAGCGGAGCTCACCTCATTCAAGGCTATCTTGGTGGCTTCTCTGCAAAGAGCTTCTACGATGATGAGCATGGTAGATGGTTCATGACGGGTGATCAAGGTATTATGGCCAACGATGGCACTGTGACTATCTCGGGGCGATACAAGGATCTCATCATCCGAGGAGGTGAGAATatcgctcctgctgcgatCGAGGCTGTCCTGGACGCGAAGCTCAAAATTCAG GCACAAGTAGTGGGTGTacgaagtgaagaagccgGCGAAGTTCCAGTGGCCATCatccagcagcagaacgaTAACACTTTGCCAACCGCCGAAATTCGAAAAATTCTCGTTGCAGCGTTGGGCCCTGCTTTCGTACCAGAGAACTTCTACATCTTGCAAGATCTCGGTCTCAAAGATTATCCCCGCACTTCAAGTGGCAAGGTCAGAAAAGTTGAGCTGAAAGAGATTGTGCAAAAACATGAAGACTCGCTGGCGGAGGAAGAACCAGCGGCCAAGGTATCCGGGGTTACCGTCGATGATTTGATCAAACTCTGGCGAAAACTCCTCGGTGTCGATGTTTCACCTGAAAGCTCTGTCGGGGACTTCGCAGACAGTATCACGTCTATGAGGTTTCGCAACATGGTCAAACGGAATCTTGGAGTGGACATCACGATCGAGGAAATCATCGAAGCTGGGACGGTACAGAAACAAGCCGAACTGCTCTCGTCGAGGAGCAACACGAAATCACTGCCGCCTGGGCTGGATGTGAAGCGTGAAGGCCCTCCCGACACCGATGATGTCGCCATCACTCTTGGAGAGCCAGCAGTCATGGCACAGATCAAAGAACAAGTAGCAGAAGCCATCACTCCCCTTGGCTTCTCGTGggatgaggatgttgaggacGTTCTCCCATCTTGGGACCTTGGTTACGAGGTCTTTGGCAACGTAGCAGGGACAGCCAAGGTCAATCACCGCATGGCCATCACGACTAAGCAGGCTGATGTCGATGAACTCTACGCTGCGTTGCGCATAGCGATTGATCACCATGCCATGCAGCGAAGCTTCGAACTGAAAGGTGCGAATGGAGAGCCAACAATGCGAGTAATCATGCGATCGAACGACAAGTGGTTCAAGTATGCGGTGGGAAATATCGAAGCAGTGGACCAACCACAAGACTTGGTCAAGCTGTTGTACGACGGTGTACATTTCCGCGAAGTCGACCAACCCTATCCATCCTTCCTGGTGAAGGTGGCCAAGGTGAACTCTACCGGCAAATCTGGACTCATCTGGGCGCTCCAGCATTCGGCGTT TGACGGTCTCGCACTCTCCAGCTTcctcgacgacctcgacGCACTTCTCGCCTCGCCATCGACACCCCTCCGCGCGCATGTTCCCTACAAAGCTTGGGCGGATACCTACTTCCTCCATCGCACCTCTCCCGCTGCTTCGCGCGCCGTAAACCGACAAATCCAGCGCCTCTCGAACCTCACATCGCAGACGCCCTCTCTGTTCCCGCAACTGCCTTCAGACTACAACCCTCATGCCACAGCCGCCCACCGCAAGACTTACTTCGCCCCTAAGATCTCCGTCAGCCTGCCATACCTCTCTTCGCTGCGCAGCCAGCACAGCATCCCACCCTTCATCCTAATCAAAGCCgccctcgccttcttcctcgcctccAAAACCAACACATCCACCGCAATCTTCAGCCAGAACGAAAATGGCCGTACCTGGCCCTTCCTCGAACCCTGGATGCAAACTTCTCTCCCCGACTGCATGGACCTCGCAGGCCCAACCCTCGAACGCACACTCCAAATCATCCCCATCCCAACAAAAACCTCCTCTTCAAATAACAAACCGACCGCTGTCCTCCAATTCCTCAAATCCCTCAAATCCAAACAAGACTCCGAAGCCCCCGACGTCCACGCACCCTGGAATCTCATCCGCTCCGGCCTCGCTCAAAAGATCTCCCCTCCAGCACAAGACCTCTTCGATCTTGCGTCCATGAGCACTTGTCTGAATTATCTCCCCGTCCGAACGAAAGATGGAGAGCTGTTGTATGAAGCGATGGAATATCATCAAACGAAAGCGAATTGTGAGACGGCGTGGTTGTATAATTGTTGGATTGAGGGCGATGGTAAAGAGATGAGGCTTTGGAATCAGGTACTGGCGGATGAGGAAGTTGTGACGAGGGAGCAGGCGAGAGAGTGGGCGAGAGAGGTTATGGAGTGGGCGGAGTGGTTGCAGGATAAGGAAAACTGGGAGAAGGATGTTGGGGAGAGGGTGAAATGA
- a CDS encoding uncharacterized protein (antiSMASH:Cluster_9), translated as MPLILEQDCKVYDPLPDAIWHDDYLSADALLHRRHPGPNSRIHGRGLFEWFLPLMTVLGDIIWLHHQRMHPRMSLLINNGETSRIDEVLAKLEADINDAQWHRGQRSSHDADVAITGGYGRAPATAIQLYCRFLIHVLYILLHGRWDALDMLVPPSAAEAPVAAVSIDDPCQMALSDWITSDHFSTCGSHAIAAAETISQILNVDPELAYMPYLFGIYLLQGSFILLFFAFRMPEVGGSPNESVGQACETIIRAHEICFATLNVDYQRNFRKVMRGVLHDARQGLGYAQLLNAANAMETSPQSETQSVTSATNRNSARLQGNYEHLISVLSVYRWTKGYSGLAV; from the coding sequence ATGCCACTCATCTTGGAGCAGGATTGTAAGGTCTACGATCCACTTCCAGATGCCATATGGCACGACGATTATCTGTCTGCAGATGCGCTCTTGCATCGCCGACATCCGGGTCCGAATTCTAGGATCCATGGCCGTGGCCTATTTGAGTGGTTCTTGCCTTTGATGACCGTGTTGGGAGATATTATCTGGCTACACCATCAACGAATGCATCCTCGAATGTCACTCTTGATCAACAATGGCGAGACGTCTCGGATCGATGAAGTTCTAGCGAAGCTTGAGGCCGATATCAATGATGCTCAGTGGCATCGAGGTCAGCGATCATCACATGATGCTGACGTTGCGATCACCGGCGGCTATGGGAGGGCTCCTGCTACTGCCATACAACTGTACTGCCGGTTCCTGATCCATGTCCTGTACATCCTGCTGCACGGCCGGTGGGATGCTCTCGACATGCTCGTCCCTCCATCTGCGGCCGAAGCTCCTGTCGCGGCTGTGAGTATCGACGATCCTTGCCAAATGGCACTGAGTGACTGGATCACGTCCGATCACTTTTCCACGTGCGGTTCGCATGCCATCGCTGCCGCAGAGACGATCTCGCAAATCCTCAATGTGGACCCCGAGTTGGCATATATGCCCTACCTCTTTGGCATCTACTTGCTGCAAGGGTCGTTCATCctactcttcttcgcttttcGAATGCCAGAAGTCGGCGGGAGTCCCAATGAGTCTGTCGGACAGGCTTGCGAGACCATTATCCGGGCACACGAAATCTGCTTTGCGACGCTCAATGTAGATTACCAGCGGAACTTTCGAAAGGTCATGCGTGGAGTCTTGCATGATGCGAGGCAAGGCCTGGGATATGCTCAACTACTCAACGCCGCCAATGCAATGGAGACAAGTCCTCAGTCCGAGACACAAAGCGTGACTTCTGCAACGAACAGAAACTCGGCTCGCTTGCAAGGCAATTACGAGCACTTGATTAGTGTGCTGAGCGTTTACAGGTGGACGAAAGGATATTCCGGTCTGGCAGTATGA
- a CDS encoding uncharacterized protein (antiSMASH:Cluster_8) encodes MCWAEDGSFPLQQSFLPIALAFITMESSDSNKRLKASNGAPISTSPALSGAARLPAYHPPAAQGARGSGSSASIARPAAGKTSLRLTVKAPPNNQSESDATPAPPRRAARATRNPRTVVDHDSDEMDEDQDAEGEDEEEDAEGSNDQDALGNEDSEEDAEGEDDDVDMDDHPPPPVITRHPAPSKGKSQTIVSAPPAGTLKSVEAKEMEDDDDEELSELDSQEDDELEGNDDEDEEEDEEDESDEDDENSRSATPDLSKLTKRQRGQFVESEGTETNELMALSNEALKKKHLTAEEHVQRRAEMARRRKNLSEKRNEEEKMDTINKLLHKQAPKRRTRAEMEAARAAEAGETPAAERDANALDPTYVRWVSRKEGSLVCVPKDWQDSPVGEQFGFSSNSGGRIVEEVQ; translated from the exons ATGTGCTGGGCGGAGGATGGCTCCTTCCCTCTGCAGCAGTCGTTCTTGCCCATTGCATTGGCTTTCATCACGATGGAATCCTCCGACAGCAACAAGCGATTGAAGGCGAGCAATGGGGCGCCAATCAGCACGTCGCCTGCACTATCGGGTGCTGCGCGCCTCCCAGCGTATCATCCGCCCGCGGCGCAGGGAGCACGAGGCAGCGG TTCATCCGCATCCATAGCCCGACCAGCAGCCGGCAAAACATCCCTCCGCCTCACAGTCAAGGCACCACCCA ACAACCAGAGCGAGAGCGATGCCACACCAGCTCCTCCACGACGCGCAGCAAGAGCTACCCGCAATCCGCGAACCGTCGTCGATCATGATAGTGACGAGATGGACGAAGACCAGGACGCagagggcgaggacgaggaagaagatgcagagGGCAGCAACGACCAGGACGCTCTGGGAAACGAAGACAGTGAAGAAGACGCAGagggcgaggacgacgatgtaGACATGGACGATCATCCGCCGCCCCCTGTCATCACTCGACATCCTGCGCCCAGCAAGGGCAAGTCACAGACAATAGTATCTGCCCCACCTGCAGGCACTCTGAAGTCTGTCGAAGCGAAGGAAatggaggacgacgatgacgaagagctGTCAGAGCTAGATTcgcaagaagacgatgagctggagggcaatgacgatgaggacgaggaagaagacgaggaagatgagagcgacgaagacgatgagaacTCGCGAAGTGCCACGCCGGACTTGTCGAAATTAACAAAACGCCAACGTGGGCAATTCGTCGAATCGGAGGGAACGGAGACGAATGAACTTATGGCCCTGTCCAACGAAGctctcaagaagaagcacctCACAGCAGAAGAGCACGTCCAACGAAGAGCAGAAATGGCTCGCCGGAGGAAGAATTTGTCTGAGAAGAGAaatgaagaggagaag ATGGACACCATCAACAAACTCCTACACAAACAAGCTCCTAAGCGTCGTACTCGTGCCGAAATGGAAGCTGCGCgcgctgctgaagctggtgAGACTCCCGCTGCCGAGAGAGATGCGAATGCTCTGGATCCGACATATGTGAGATGGGTCAGCCGAAAAGAAGGCAGCTTGGTCTGCGTTCCTAAGGACTGGCAGGACAGTCCTGTCGGAGAGCAATTCGGCTTCTCATCGAATAGTGGCGGCAGGATAGTGGAGGAGGTGCAGTGA
- a CDS encoding uncharacterized protein (antiSMASH:Cluster_8), protein MSNGKPKVEIPAWQRAAQAKPAPANDPVYSQPQNAESQATESDNVEVKEVAVESESNAVNTASEADETPVATATQQEDSAKHQYVFQSEDFDTFKQRQQPPAQPQPQQEQRPAPPPIITYPEFLVEAHKPPPLITPTRVLNTLYAAGGLATILYAASKYIINPMVDNLSESRHDFLTHSQSKVDVLNERLSKLVSKQPGTKVASSEAGEDTDSEISDPTELYHRDMGTQTEAPPEPKSLIVDNGEKDHVEWATNGLKIIESHMNEMADASDKSGEAHKDRLEKMNNLRHYLDQLIYGTVGGPLWTEDSIKNAYGNGTTGTESKKEDDAIEELKKEIRGVKGVLLSAKRFPPVGRPMQTSA, encoded by the coding sequence ATGTCCAACGGCAAGCCCAAAGTAGAGATCCCAGCGTGGCAACGCGCAGCTCAAGCGAAACCCGCACCCGCCAACGACCCCGTCTACAGCCAACCCCAGAATGCAGAGAGTCAAGCGACCGAGTCTGACAATGTAGAGGTGAAGGAGGTTGCGGTTGAAAGCGAGAGTAATGCAGTGAATACAGCAAGCGAAGCAGATGAGACACCGGTAGCTACTGCTACACAGCAGGAGGACTCAGCCAAACACCAATATGTCTTCCAGTCAGAGGACTTCGACACATTCAAACAACGCCAACAGCCTCCTGCTCAGCCTCAACcccagcaagagcagagaCCTGCTCCGCCGCCCATCATCACGTATCCCGAATTCCTCGTCGAAGCACACAAGCCACCTCCACTCATCACTCCCACTCGCGTGCTCAATACACTCTACGCAGCTGGCGGACTTGCCACCATTCTGTACGCGGCCAGCAAGTACATCATAAACCCTATGGTCGACAACTTGTCAGAGTCGCGCCACGACTTCCTCACCCACAGCCAGTCCAAGGTAGACGTGCTCAACGAACGCCTCTCAAAGCTCGTCAGCAAACAGCCGGGCACAAAAGTCGCTTCTTCAGAAGCGGGCGAAGACACAGATAGCGAGATCAGTGACCCCACCGAGCTCTATCATCGTGATATGGGCACGCAAACCGAAGCTCCACCCGAGCCCAAATCTCTGATCGTGGACAATGGCGAGAAGGATCATGTGGAATGGGCGACAAATGGACTCAAGATCATAGAATCACACATGAATGAAATGGCAGATGCTTCGGACAAATCTGGAGAGGCGCACAAAGATCGACTAGAGAAGATGAACAACCTCAGACACTATCTGGATCAGCTGATCTACGGAACCGTTGGCGGGCCATTGTGGACAGAAGACTCGATTAAGAACGCTTACGGCAACGGCACCACCGGCACAGAAAGCaagaaagaagacgacgCCATCGAGGAACTGAAGAAGGAAATCAGAGGTGTAAAGGGCGTTCTGCTCAGCGCCAAGCGATTTCCTCCTGTCGGGCGACCCATGCAGACATCAGCATAG
- a CDS encoding uncharacterized protein (antiSMASH:Cluster_9), producing the protein MSLINIDSTRNNLRRPQTARFRRSMFALRRALAPAEPVIAAPWPAFAAMASSHASGRPCQFVRVVKPRGPKPKRQDHSATRERGRPVDDERPEPAALRDHRMSDVHFPTTPCSTHSDPQQRRVRHEQDPTGTDHSRQPDTGLAAIEHIIEDIIERDVATKLFEHYFVQPNTSLFTSASPFVLTPVIRQQSVLDSQNPRTTSPALTLTILWICSLTAQIPTLFMPHQRRAVQQGLGNLAQAHVDEYIRQRAIGAKSVDGRPSGSLSTARTSSSQKAQQPEDRDSIDDFLALLLLTIFRTSEDSKHDCPRM; encoded by the exons ATGAGCTtgatcaacatcgacagCACGCGGAACAACCTTCGACGACCACAAACAGCACGCTTCCGCCGCTCCATGTTCGCGCTCCGACGCGCACTCGCACCAGCAGAGCCTGTGATCGCTGCTCCGTGGCCCGCATTCGCTGCGATGGCCAGCAGCCATG CCTCCGGTCGGCCTTGCCAATTCGTCAGAGTCGTGAAGCCTCGCGGACCAAAGCCGAAGCGACAAGATCACTCGGCAACGCGTGAAAGAGGCCGACCTGTGGACGATGAGCGCCCAGAGCCAGCTGCGCTGCGGGATCATCGCATGTCGGACGTCCATTTCCCCACGACACCATGTAGCACGCACAGCGATCCCCAGCAGCGACGAGTCCGGCATGAACAGGATCCCACTGGAACTGATCACTCACGGCAACCGGATACGGGACTAGCAGCGATTGAACACATCATCGAAGACATTATCGAACGCGATGTCGCGACGAAGCTGTTCGAGCACTACTTTGTGCAGCCCAACACATCGCTCTTCACGAGCGCTTCACCATTCGTGCTTACTCCCGTGATCCGACAGCAGTCTGTCTTGGACTCACAAAATCCGCGAACCACTTCTCCAGCTCTGACCTTGACTATCCTCTGGATATGTTCGCTCACAGCCCAAATTCCTACGCTCTTCATGCCGCATCAGCGCCGTGCTGTGCAGCAAGGTCTGGGCAATCTGGCCCAGGCTCATGTGGACGAGTATATCCGGCAGCGTGCGATCGGAGCAAAGTCCGTTGATGGACGTCCTTCTGGCTCACTTTCTACCGCACGGACATCATCTTCCCAGAAGGCTCAGCAGCCGGAAGATCGGGACAGCATTGACGACTTTCTGGCGCTGCTATTATTGACGATTTTTCGCACCAGCGAAGACTCGAAGCACGATTGTCCTCGTATGTAG
- a CDS encoding uncharacterized protein (antiSMASH:Cluster_8), which produces MSKQDVPSSISSPIATQEPTSTGIHQDSPPAFDQNVPPATIARTESYMMFVENASDYDSPPSPGSAPPPPTYREANAEPSSNSAQQRMSPAAYPGPLPQVVQFYKGNGITSKARLVSLTSEQGGSSTPIEYRLVASLHKTSPSIIKLYSGTDTSRGNCLGTVNFPPTDNSFQMFTTGLEGSSDREARLIQVRARIGRPHPTSYTFTLPGALDKPEKSGSGTRELAWSRIPSGYALADTTFHTRIAKWQIVQGEKHNAELKWEPGHPRSRLEEIVVVLSFVGSMSRLTLKGKDMSGLPSSGRWGAFWFMAVLGTAAVADF; this is translated from the coding sequence ATGAGCAAGCAAGACGTGCCCAGCAGTATCAGCAGTCCCATCGCGACACAGGAGCCGACCTCTACGGGCATCCACCAAGATTCGCCACCCGCTTTCGACCAGAATGTACCTCCGGCGACAATAGCTCGAACGGAAAGCTACATGATGTTCGTGGAGAACGCGAGCGATTATGACAGTCCCCCGTCCCCTGGTAGtgcgcctcctccgccgacgTATCGAGAAGCCAATGCTGAACCCAGCTCGAACAGCGCCCAGCAACGTATGAGCCCGGCTGCATATCCAGGTCCTTTGCCGCAAGTGGTACAATTCTACAAAGGCAATGGTATCACTTCCAAGGCGCGTCTCGTGTCACTCACTTCCGAACAGGGAGGCAGTTCGACTCCCATAGAATACCGACTCGTTGCTTCTCTTCACAAAACATCACCATCGATCATCAAGCTGTATTCAGGCACCGACACTTCTCGTGGCAATTGCCTCGGCACCGTAAACTTTCCGCCTACAGATAACAGTTTCCAAATGTTCACCACTGGTCTGGAAGGCAGTAGCGACAGAGAAGCCAGACTCATCCAAGTTCGTGCGAGAATCGGACGGCCACACCCTACCTCCTACACCTTTACCCTTCCCGGAGCGCTTGATAAACCCGAAAAGTCTGGCAGCGGCACAAGAGAACTCGCTTGGAGTCGAATTCCGAGTGGCTACGCTCTCGCAGACACCACTTTTCACACTCGCATCGCGAAGTGGCAGATCGTGCAAGGGGAGAAACACAATGCGGAATTGAAATGGGAGCCAGGACATCCGAGAAGTCGGCTGGAGGAGATCGTCGTCGTGTTGAGCTTTGTGGGCAGTATGTCGAGGCTGACACTGAAAGGAAAGGATATGTCAGGATTGCCGAGTAGCGGACGCTGGGGTGCCTTTTGGTTCATGGCGGTATTGGGCACAGCTGCTGTGGCAGATTTCTAG
- a CDS encoding uncharacterized protein (antiSMASH:Cluster_9), protein MKRALSIAAIGISTLAVQAQFSSQPQNLTISFSPDDAPHDCSAAPDPRTISFSTNMAPSDGICFNLEDLFASNNTLNSTGYYNYTGNLYAVPWPISYSLTNIEAFDASANYSNIRYQQTNATGNGESGSGDAVIALQIYPARNCRDAPPEAPLSAFYGWSCQSEEEGQCRTAEYSVKSIMISDASSINAREWQDKCWDFAQGGGANGLERSSVWMLLLGSVAAALMAA, encoded by the exons ATGAAAAGAGCTCTATCAATCGCTGCCATTGGCATATCAACCTTAGCGGTCCAGGCTCAGTTTTCCTC ACAACCCCAAAACCTAACAATCTCATTCTCTCCCGACGACGCACCACACGACTGTTCAGCAGCACCAGACCCCCGCacaatctccttctccacaaaCATGGCCCCAAGCGATGGCATCTGCTTCAACCTCGAAGACCTCTTCGCCTCCAACAACACCCTCAACAGCACCGGTTACTACAACTACACCGGAAACCTCTACGCCGTGCCCTGGCCAATTTCCTACTCCTTGACGAACATCGAAGCCTTCGACGCAAGTGCCAACTACTCCAACATCCGGTACCAACAAACCAACGCGACAGGTAATGGTGAAAGCGGGAGCGGAGACGCGGTGATTGCTTTGCAAATTTATCCTGCTCGGAATTGTAGGGATGCGCCGCCAGAAGCACCGCTGTCGGCGTTTTATGGCTGGAGTTGTCAGAGTGAAGAAGAGGGACAGTGTCGGACGGCTGAATACTCTGTGAAGAGTATCATGATTAGCGATGCATCATCGATTAATGCGAGAGAATGGCAAGATAAGTGTTGGGATTTTGCGCAGGGAGGTGGCGCGAATGGGTTGGAGAGAAGTAGTGTTTGGATGCTATTGCTTGGCTCTGTTGCTGCGGCATTGATGGCTGCGTGA